A genomic segment from Gemmatimonadota bacterium encodes:
- a CDS encoding phospholipase D-like domain-containing protein has product MANLWRRATGDQTIHKPSDGSLIALLTYAGEIAVTVVVLALVLIGVLSVTHGTPVRTVIAPGTADRPPVVGDSLFAEAMELYTSTHFSRGNAVTLCLNGDGTYPRLWNDISSAKHTLTVQMYYSEPGKVADEMRDRLIERARAGVRVLVLLDAFGSGPLRKTDFVEKLRAAGARVAWLRSIRWYTLNRAATRSHVRAVVIDGHIAYTGGFGLADYWQGDGHHENQWRESNVRFEGPAVAALQAAFAAGWAEATGMLLTGDTFFPPAIFEPVGNTVAGLMYTTPAVGSTIAERFLALTIASAQKTLYITNSYFVPDAEFRTMLIDAVKRGVDVRVITAGDRSDVKTTVFAGRAYYEQMLRGGVHIYEYTPTMIHSKTIVADGLWSSVGSMNFDNRSLAFNNESNLNVLGADFGTEMDSVFMDDLKYSKEIKLPEWEHRSLYERTIEWGAEKLWRVL; this is encoded by the coding sequence ATGGCGAACCTGTGGCGTCGAGCAACCGGAGACCAGACCATTCACAAGCCGAGTGACGGATCATTGATAGCACTTCTGACGTACGCCGGCGAGATAGCGGTCACTGTCGTCGTTCTCGCATTGGTGCTGATTGGCGTTCTGTCGGTAACGCATGGTACGCCAGTGCGCACGGTGATAGCTCCAGGCACCGCCGATCGACCGCCCGTGGTAGGCGATTCGCTCTTCGCGGAAGCGATGGAGCTGTACACCAGCACCCACTTCTCGCGCGGTAATGCGGTTACGCTCTGCCTGAACGGTGACGGGACGTATCCGCGATTATGGAACGACATATCATCTGCGAAGCACACGCTCACGGTGCAGATGTATTACTCCGAGCCTGGCAAGGTCGCGGATGAGATGAGGGATCGTCTGATAGAGCGTGCGCGTGCAGGAGTCCGCGTGCTGGTACTGCTCGACGCGTTTGGATCCGGTCCGCTGCGCAAGACCGATTTCGTCGAGAAGCTGCGTGCCGCGGGTGCACGCGTTGCGTGGCTGCGGAGTATCCGGTGGTACACACTCAATCGCGCGGCAACGCGCTCGCACGTGCGCGCGGTGGTGATCGACGGTCACATCGCGTACACGGGCGGCTTTGGTCTCGCCGATTACTGGCAGGGTGACGGCCATCACGAGAACCAGTGGCGCGAGTCGAACGTGCGCTTCGAGGGGCCGGCTGTCGCTGCCCTCCAGGCTGCATTCGCCGCGGGATGGGCCGAGGCTACGGGAATGCTGCTCACCGGCGATACGTTCTTCCCGCCCGCTATCTTCGAGCCGGTAGGCAATACGGTCGCCGGATTGATGTACACCACTCCGGCGGTCGGCAGCACGATCGCAGAGCGTTTTCTCGCACTGACCATCGCGAGCGCACAGAAGACTCTCTACATAACCAATTCGTACTTCGTGCCGGACGCGGAATTCCGCACGATGCTGATCGATGCTGTCAAGCGAGGAGTCGATGTGCGTGTGATCACCGCTGGCGACAGAAGCGATGTGAAAACCACGGTGTTCGCAGGGCGGGCATATTATGAGCAGATGTTGCGCGGCGGTGTGCACATCTACGAGTACACTCCGACGATGATACACTCCAAGACGATCGTTGCGGATGGATTGTGGTCATCCGTCGGCTCCATGAACTTCGACAACCGCTCGCTTGCGTTCAACAACGAGTCCAATCTCAACGTGCTCGGCGCCGACTTCGGCACCGAGATGGATTCGGTCTTCATGGACGATCTCAAGTACTCCAAGGAGATAAAGCTGCCCGAGTGGGAGCACCGGTCGCTGTACGAGAGGACGATCGAGTGGGGGGCGGAGAAGTTGTGGCGCGTTCTGTAG